GCGAAGGGTGGAAAACCCTATATATGGATAAACGTATCGAATGAACGGGGTATATCCATTTGGAAAGCGATAAGTGATGAAAACCTTGTTACGACTCCTACAACGTTTTTATAACTGGGGGTTGTGTTGTCGCGATTCCACTCGTTCGGTGGGTTTAATCCGAATCGGATTGGTTCTGCTCATCTGGTCTGAATGGGCAGGTGAACTGATACTCTGTCGGGATATACGGTTGGGCGCGATTCTACTCAACTCGGCGTTTTTCCTCTTTACTGGGCTTATGTGTGTTGGACTATGGACGCGCGTGTCATCAATGGGGACAGCCATCATTGTCTCGATTATTTTTAACCTGCATGGGTCATTCAGGCATCACCACACTTTCCTCTTGGTCATGGCTATCCTTTTTATTGCGCTGACACCGTGCGGTCGCTCATACTCGTTAGATCGCTGGTTGGCACTCCGTCGCGCTCTAAAAGCAGGTTTGCCACCACCGCCCGAAATCGGCAATTTGTGGGGATTACGCCTCATTGCGATTCAATTGTCGATGGTCTATTTTTGGACCGCTTACGAGAAACTTTACTGGGGATTTCTGAGTGGTGCCCGTATGGAACTCCTCGTTTACAACTATTATGCAGGGTATGACTACGCGAGTATCCCCGGCTTTTCTGCGCTCTGTTGTATTGTCGCAATTACTACCGTGATACTGGAATTTTTACTGGCTTTCGGACTGTATATCCCCAGATTCCGCAAATACTTGATGCCTGCCGGAATCGCCTTGCATGTCCTTTTTTACCTCTTATTACCTATCCGTACCTTCACTTTAGCCATGATTCTCTTATATCTCGCTTTCATCCCAGCGACTTCCGTTCATCGCTTCATTGATAACATGCACGAGGATTATCAAACTGCTTAGAGAAGGAGACGACAAAACCATGAAAATCACCGATATCGAAACACACGTTATCTGCCCATCGTTTCAGGCGTGGAATAGCGAGGCGTTGACACGCTATCAGGGACCTGAATTCCGCTACCGCACGGTCTTTGTTGTTCGGACCGATAACGGGTTGGAAGGCTTAGGCGAGCATGTCGGCAAATTGTGGGATGGGATAGATGCATGGATGGAGCAGCTGCGCGGCACAAATCCGTGCGATTGGTTAGCTCACCCGTCTCTGCCTATCGCCCTCGCTCCGGCTATCTACGATTTGGTCGGCAAGTATAATGATGTCCCTGCTTATAAACTGTTCGGACCCAAAGTCCGTTCACGTGTACCGATGGCAGCATGGACAGTCTCGCAGACACCTGAAAAGATGGCAGAGGAGGTTGAACACGCAGCCGCTGCGGGTTACACATGGCTCAAGTTCCACACCTTTCACTGCCACAACGTCGCAGCACAGACCGAGGCGATGCAGAATAAACTTGAGAAGGTNNNNNNNNNNNNNNNNNNNNNNNNNNNNNNGAGCATGTCTTGGACTTGGCGCGGGAATTGATACAGTTCTCCATTGCAGGAGCGATTGAAGACCCGTTGCGCACACACGATTTTGAAGGGTATCGCATACTGCGCGATAAATGTCCGCTGCCGATCTACTTCCACCATTTGCCGTTGGGTGGACGGGAGGCGCTGATGGGACTTGCGGACGGTTACATGCTGGGTCATGCACCCCCTGGACAGGTCATCCAACGAGCAGGACTGTTCGAAGCAGCGAATATACCGTTCATGATGCAGAACACGGGCGGCAACATCACGCGAGCGTTTATCGCGCACATGGCGGCGGTCTTCCCGATGGCGACACTTCATCACGTCACCGGCACCCACCTGTGGGAAGAAGACGTCGTAACGCCGGCGTTGGAGATCGCTGGTGGAACAGCGCGTGTGCCAGAGGAGCCGGGGTTGGGTGTGACACTTGATCGTGATGCACTTGCCCATTGGGCTGCAGTTGAGCCAGATCCGTTACCACGCGCCTTGATAACGATTCAATATGCAGGGCTTGCGCCAATTTACGCACGGCTGCCAGTCCGTTCTGTGGGCGATGGTCTGGGCACCGGTCCAAGTTTTATAGATGGACACGGTCCCGGTTATAATCAGCCGGTTGATATGTACTTCTGGGACGACGATGGCTCTGCGGAATTCGCTGAAGCGTGGGAACGCACCGGGGATTGAATGACTTTGAGAGGAGAGGAGGTACAACAGATGCAACGGAGATACACTCTCGCATTAGCTACGGTTGTCCTCTTGACGCTGATGATAGGCGTTGATGCACAGGCACAGATTGCCTTTGTGTCTAATAGATCTGGGAACTGGGACATCTACGTGATGGATGCTGATGGTGGGAATCCCCAAAACCTCACTAATAATCCTTTCGCACATGACCGTCAACCTGTGTAGTATCGTCCTACGTTTTCAGTTGGGCCTGTGGGCAAGCAATTCACAATGTGGAGTTGGGTCAAACAAGGCACCCAATAATCCTTTTTCACCGCTGAGCACTAAAGCATTTATAGGGGAATCAATCTTCCTAATTCTCGAATACTCGATAGGATGTAATTTGGTGCCGCTGCCTTCAGTTGTGCTTCTGTCTGAGATCCTGTCAACACAGCGACTGTCCAAGCACCGGCGTTCTTCCCCTCTTGAACATCAACCACAGTATCCCCAATCTTGATAACCTTGCTTCCATCTGTGATGTTGAGCCGTTCCATTGCGTCAAGGATCATCTTCGGGTTGGGACGTCCTACACCGATTTGATCGGCACTTCCTACATAGTCGAGCAGCCTCTCGTCCAGCCAGCCTAGTTGGGAGACACTTCCGACTCCAACATAAATATCCTTGGATTTGAGGTGTCGGAAAAGCTCGGTTGCGCCGTCAATTTCCGAGATACTTGAAAGGTTGCTTTCCAGCTCATGAAGAAAATAACGATATATACTATCACCGATGCGCTCGGCATCGGCGGGAGATAGTTCCGCAGCCTCTTTTAGAAGGGTTTGGATAGCCTCAGACTTCTGCTTCCCCCGATGCTTGTTAATTGGATCTGGAGCGAGTTCAATCCCGTGCTTCGCAAAGGCATGCATCATGCTGACAACCATTAGCGGATGTCCATCAACGTTATCGTTGACAGTAGTTCCAGCCATGTCGAACATTGCTAACTGAATTGGTTGGGAGAACATAGTATCAGATAATCTCAAAGTATCGCTTGAGTTCCCAATCCGTTATGGCGCGATGGAATTCCGTAATTTCATGCTCGCGTGTGATTATGAAGTGGTCCACGAACGCATCACCGAGGCAGGCGCGACTGATTTCGCTATCTGTCAACAGATCTGTCGCTTCCGCCAACGATCTTGGCAAAAGTTCAAACCGCCCTTGAGGGGCATTGTAGGCGTTGCCCTCAAACGGCTCACCGGGATCGAGCTGATTCTCAATCCCGTATAACCCAGCGGCGAGGCTTGTCGCCATAGCGATATGTGGATTGCCATCGGCACCGGCTAGCCGATATTCGGTCCGCGTGGATTTAGGGGAGGTGCCGGGAATTGCACGAAGGGCGCACGTTCTATTTTCTATTCCCCAAGAGGCGCTGGTCGGTGCCCATGCACCGGGGACTGTCCGCTTGTAGGAGTTGATTGTCGGACAGATAAGCGCCATCATTTCGGGCATTGCCGCGATCTGTCCCGCGATATAGTGCTTCATCGTTTGAGACATGCCTGATGCATCTGATTCATCGGCAAATAGATTCGTGTCGCCTTCTAAATTCCATAAGCTCTGGTGTAGGTGGCCGCTGCAGCCGGGGTAATCTAAACTCCACCTTGCCATGAAGGTTGCGACGAGTCCGTGTCTGGCTAAGATTTCTTTCACGCCTGTTTTGAACAGTGCGGCTTTGTCTGCGGCGCTGCAGGCGGTATCATAGCGAATCGCAGTTTCATACACACCGGGCCCTGTTTCCGTATGTATCCCTTCTAGTTCAACGTCATATTCCTTCATCCCATCGACAATTGCGTGAACATAATCCGCAGCTGCAGATGCCCGTAACACACTATAACCGAACCAACCGGGCGAGAGCGGCGTCATGTTCTCAAATCCTTTATCCTCTAGGGAATGGGGTGTCTCTCGGAAGATGAAGTATTCATACTCTGCTGACATGAACGGCTGGAATCCCATATCGTTCGCTTTGCGGACGACTGTTTGGAGTAGTTGACGCGGGGAAACCGTAAGCGGTCGATCCTCGGTCTCGTAAAAGTCAAGCAAAAACAGCGCTGTGTTCGGCTCCCAAGGCATTGCGCGATATGTACTCGGATCAATCTTGGCAAGGAGATCCGGATACCCAGTATGCCAACCTGTGACGGTCGGTTGTTCGTAGAGTTGATCAATCATATCCCAACCGAATGTCACATCACAGAAGCCTAAACCCTTTTCGATGACAGAAAAAAATTTGTCGAGCGAAATGTATTTGCCGCGCATGACGCCGTCAATATCGAAGCCAGCGAGTTTAATCTTCTGAATTTTGTCGCTTTCAAGGTGTGCTTTAATCTGATTTATTTCCATAAAGCTCTTCTTCCACATTAAAGCGAGGGGTCCAATTTCTGCCGAAACTCAATTGACAGACATAAGATGTTGAGGTATTAGCCGATGGTGTCCGATACCGGCTAGCGCTATAACTTATTTCCCGTGCATTTAGTGATCCCTAACGTTCTACGAGTCCGGTAAAGTTCCCTCGATTTGATCAACAAGGTGAATCGAATGAATCGCGTCACGAAGATCGCTAATCGGGACTTTTTTGTTACGGACGCAGTCTACGAAGTGTTCGTGCATTGTCAGGACACCTTCATAGCGAGGTGTATCCCGCTCGTCAACGTTGTCAACCTCCCAGCCGCCCATCGTGTGGCTCTGGTTGTCTTCGTGAATTTCGATCTCCGCTGGGATCTTCATGTAGCACCCGATCCCCACGCCGTGAAGCTCTGAACGAAGCACCCGCCCCCCTGACGCGCGATTCCCAAGCAACACGCCTGTTACATCGTTATCAAAGCGAACAAGCGCGGTGTAACAGTTTCGGCTTTCGCTGCCGAATTTGTCCCGATACGCCGTCACCTCAACAGGTTCACCCCCTGCCATATATCGCAGAAGATCGATAACGTGACACACATCGTTCCAGAGTGTTGTCGTGAACTCCTTGCCGTCACCACCGAGAATTTGCTTGTTGAAGGTGGTTATCGCTGTAGAGACAGGTCCTTTCTCCGCCACACGCCGCATCGCCTCACGGGTCACTGCGGCGTAACGGCGTTGAAAACCGACCATTGCATAGACATCGTTTGCGATTGCAGTGTCGAGCAGCTGCTGCGTCTCATCGCTGTTGGCACCGGGCGGCTTTTCGATGAAGATATGTTTCCCCGCGTTGAGGCAATCGAGCGCGGGTTGCAATATCCACTCCTCGCGCATCACGCAGTAGATAATATCCAAGTCAACGCTATCAAGCATCTCACGGTGATTTGCGAAGGTATGCTGGAATTCATATTTCTTGGCGACCTGATTCAATCGTTCTTCGTCAAGTTCGCATACCGCGGGTAGTGCGCACCTTGACTTCGACCGCCAGCACCGATAAATCCTGCCTTTAACATGTTGATTCCTTTCTGAGGTCTTGATCTAAGCAGTTGAGTAGGACTATTATTAACCAATAGTGATCGTTTGCAACTGTTGATGTGTTCTCCATTCAAAGACCAAAAGTGGAACGTGGAAATAATGTGTCCATTGTTTCATCGTCGTTATATTTCGGGAATCGGCGAAGCACCGAGGGGGCAGAGTATTTTCTTATCGTATCACGTTTTCTATTGGCAAGGCAAATAAATTCGTGTATAATGCGGCAGAGAGATAATTGGAACTTTTGTCAGTAGAATCATAACCTTGAATGAGGGAAAACTCGATGACTGAAAGGCAGAAAGAGACCATAGAGGCACTAGTGACGGAACTCCAACAGGAGACACTGACGGAAGCGAATCTGCGCAAGGGAATTGCGGACATTGTTGGGGCAGACAGTCCGAAACGGCAGGATGTCCTCTATCTGCAAGCGGTAACCACTTCCCCCGGAGCGGCGGTGGTCGGTATGCTGCTGGTTGAGGATGGAGAACTTCGTGAGGGACCGCCTAATCCAGAGGATTGGCCCTATCAGACAGTGCTAGAAGCTGTCCAAGATGGCTGGCGGATTATTTCTTTCCCGAATATGGCACTGCTTGCTGTCGATGAAAAAGAGTTCTACGGCTTGGGCGCTGAATTCATTCTTGAACGCTGGAGGTAAGTAAATCATGCGAATATCAGAACGGAAAACCTACGACTATGAACCGACGATGACAGACACTCAGGTACTAGAGTTCTGCAAGAATGGGTATCTGATGCTTGAGGGTGTTGTCCCCGATGATGTTAATCGCAGGGCGATGAAATACTGCGACCAGCACTCCAATATGGAGCCAAGCGGTATTCTGATGGAAGATTGGTTCGTTGAGAACGTGATAGTTCATCCGGAGGCTGCTGGTGCTGTGCGTTCCCTTCTGGGGGCTAACTTTCACCTACCAATATTGATGAGCAACCATCGTGTGCAGTGCCCCATTCAGACTGTGGGTGGATGGCATGTGGACGGTAACTATCACTACACGCACGAAATCAACTTTTTGCAGGTTTTCTACTACCCACAGGATACGCCCATTGAAATGGGACCAACGCAGATTGTTCCGGGCACCCATCTTGTGCGAAATAAAGCGAGGTTCATGGGACATTTGGCTAGCATCAAGGGTGCTATTCCCACTACCGCACCCGCCGGTTCCATCTTCCTGACCGTATACCACATCTGGCATCGCCGCGGACCGTCAACAGCTTCAGGCATCCGCAACCTACTCAAATACTTCTACTGGCGTACGACTCCCCCGCAACGGGACTGGGTAACCGAACCAGACTTCGATTTTGCGACCGCTCAATACACTGGTCCTGGCGGGGCGTATGTGGAGCAGTTCCGCGACACAATCAAGGTGTCGGAGATGTTCTTATGGCTCTGTGGTCGCCACAAGTCGTTCCAGAATCTAGGTGGGCAAAGCTGGCCCCTGCCCGCAGATCGGAATGACCTTCCCTACGGCTTCCCTGCAGGATTGCCTCAACCCCAATCTGTTGAGTTGTAAGAAAGACCAATATAACGAGGTGAACGATGAGCAATGAAAAATTACGGGCAGGCGTTATAGGTTGCGGCTTGGGATCATATCATGGATATGCCTATGCCAATGCCTCCGAATTTGAACTTGTCGCAGTCTGCGACCTGAAACCCGATGTTCTCGACAACTTTTTCGAGCGTTCAAAGATTACACGCGGCTCAGTCCGTGAGTACAACGACTATCACGCCATGCTCGAAAAGGAGAATCTGGATGTCGTCAGTGTGGCAACGCCGGACGATTACCACACCAACCCGGTCTGTGACGC
The genomic region above belongs to Candidatus Poribacteria bacterium and contains:
- a CDS encoding HTTM domain-containing protein, which gives rise to MKTLLRLLQRFYNWGLCCRDSTRSVGLIRIGLVLLIWSEWAGELILCRDIRLGAILLNSAFFLFTGLMCVGLWTRVSSMGTAIIVSIIFNLHGSFRHHHTFLLVMAILFIALTPCGRSYSLDRWLALRRALKAGLPPPPEIGNLWGLRLIAIQLSMVYFWTAYEKLYWGFLSGARMELLVYNYYAGYDYASIPGFSALCCIVAITTVILEFLLAFGLYIPRFRKYLMPAGIALHVLFYLLLPIRTFTLAMILLYLAFIPATSVHRFIDNMHEDYQTA
- a CDS encoding PD40 domain-containing protein, which translates into the protein MQRRYTLALATVVLLTLMIGVDAQAQIAFVSNRSGNWDIYVMDADGGNPQNLTNNPFAHDRQPV
- a CDS encoding HAD-IA family hydrolase; the protein is MAGTTVNDNVDGHPLMVVSMMHAFAKHGIELAPDPINKHRGKQKSEAIQTLLKEAAELSPADAERIGDSIYRYFLHELESNLSSISEIDGATELFRHLKSKDIYVGVGSVSQLGWLDERLLDYVGSADQIGVGRPNPKMILDAMERLNITDGSKVIKIGDTVVDVQEGKNAGAWTVAVLTGSQTEAQLKAAAPNYILSSIRELGRLIPL
- a CDS encoding glutamine synthetase, whose translation is MEINQIKAHLESDKIQKIKLAGFDIDGVMRGKYISLDKFFSVIEKGLGFCDVTFGWDMIDQLYEQPTVTGWHTGYPDLLAKIDPSTYRAMPWEPNTALFLLDFYETEDRPLTVSPRQLLQTVVRKANDMGFQPFMSAEYEYFIFRETPHSLEDKGFENMTPLSPGWFGYSVLRASAAADYVHAIVDGMKEYDVELEGIHTETGPGVYETAIRYDTACSAADKAALFKTGVKEILARHGLVATFMARWSLDYPGCSGHLHQSLWNLEGDTNLFADESDASGMSQTMKHYIAGQIAAMPEMMALICPTINSYKRTVPGAWAPTSASWGIENRTCALRAIPGTSPKSTRTEYRLAGADGNPHIAMATSLAAGLYGIENQLDPGEPFEGNAYNAPQGRFELLPRSLAEATDLLTDSEISRACLGDAFVDHFIITREHEITEFHRAITDWELKRYFEII
- a CDS encoding Gfo/Idh/MocA family oxidoreductase, encoding MKTSERNQHVKGRIYRCWRSKSRCALPAVCELDEERLNQVAKKYEFQHTFANHREMLDSVDLDIIYCVMREEWILQPALDCLNAGKHIFIEKPPGANSDETQQLLDTAIANDVYAMVGFQRRYAAVTREAMRRVAEKGPVSTAITTFNKQILGGDGKEFTTTLWNDVCHVIDLLRYMAGGEPVEVTAYRDKFGSESRNCYTALVRFDNDVTGVLLGNRASGGRVLRSELHGVGIGCYMKIPAEIEIHEDNQSHTMGGWEVDNVDERDTPRYEGVLTMHEHFVDCVRNKKVPISDLRDAIHSIHLVDQIEGTLPDS
- a CDS encoding phytanoyl-CoA dioxygenase family protein — protein: MRISERKTYDYEPTMTDTQVLEFCKNGYLMLEGVVPDDVNRRAMKYCDQHSNMEPSGILMEDWFVENVIVHPEAAGAVRSLLGANFHLPILMSNHRVQCPIQTVGGWHVDGNYHYTHEINFLQVFYYPQDTPIEMGPTQIVPGTHLVRNKARFMGHLASIKGAIPTTAPAGSIFLTVYHIWHRRGPSTASGIRNLLKYFYWRTTPPQRDWVTEPDFDFATAQYTGPGGAYVEQFRDTIKVSEMFLWLCGRHKSFQNLGGQSWPLPADRNDLPYGFPAGLPQPQSVEL